One part of the Thermodesulfobacteriota bacterium genome encodes these proteins:
- a CDS encoding TlpA disulfide reductase family protein: MKILSIVSRLAIFVAIILVLSIMGYAIFGNRIIIKKSPLVGYEAPDFTLALFDGSTVKLSDLKGKAVLVNFWASWCIPCRDEAPELESSWMKYKNKQVAFLGVNIWDDDANALSYIKKYGGGYPNGKDPEGQIGVDYGVAGVPETYFIDPTGRITEKYTGPLNGEIIDFYLGKALLNHDTDGLTQKDN; this comes from the coding sequence ATGAAAATCCTGAGCATAGTTAGTCGATTAGCAATTTTCGTCGCTATTATACTCGTTTTGAGCATTATGGGTTATGCGATATTTGGCAATAGAATCATCATTAAAAAATCTCCTCTCGTTGGATATGAGGCGCCAGATTTTACACTCGCGCTTTTTGATGGTAGTACTGTAAAGCTTTCAGATCTTAAAGGTAAGGCCGTTCTCGTGAACTTCTGGGCATCATGGTGTATACCTTGCAGGGATGAAGCCCCTGAGCTCGAATCCTCATGGATGAAATATAAAAATAAACAAGTGGCATTTCTCGGCGTTAACATATGGGACGACGATGCTAACGCTCTCTCATATATTAAGAAATATGGGGGGGGTTATCCAAATGGAAAAGACCCTGAGGGCCAAATTGGGGTTGATTATGGGGTTGCAGGGGTTCCCGAAACCTACTTTATCGATCCTACAGGGAGAATAACTGAAAAATACACCGGTCCCCTTAACGGGGAAATTATTGATTTCTATCTGGGAAAGGCACTCTTAAATCACGACACAGACGGCTTAACCCAGAAAGATAATTAA
- a CDS encoding cytochrome c-type biogenesis protein has protein sequence MLKDKSKIQVFIVLSLIILATLISKSFSLSESIDDEAREISYLLMCPVCQGQSVAESNSDLAKDMRSIIRQKLEAGESKEKIINYFVDRYGESILGYPPVKGVNLLLWILPALAVVLGGIGIGLFLHRSKAITGQEINIGKVENTKEDKEYLKMVDKDLKDLDK, from the coding sequence ATGCTTAAAGACAAAAGTAAAATACAGGTTTTTATCGTATTGAGTCTTATTATTTTAGCCACTCTCATTTCAAAATCCTTCTCGTTATCTGAGAGCATAGATGACGAGGCTCGTGAAATCTCCTATCTCTTAATGTGCCCCGTCTGCCAGGGACAGAGTGTTGCTGAATCTAACTCTGACCTTGCAAAAGATATGCGTTCAATCATAAGACAGAAGTTAGAAGCGGGAGAGAGCAAAGAGAAAATAATCAATTATTTCGTAGATAGATACGGGGAAAGCATACTCGGCTATCCTCCGGTAAAGGGAGTGAATCTGCTCTTGTGGATATTGCCTGCATTAGCAGTAGTGCTAGGTGGTATCGGCATAGGGTTGTTTTTGCACAGATCAAAAGCTATTACAGGGCAAGAAATAAATATTGGAAAGGTAGAAAATACCAAGGAAGATAAAGAATATCTTAAGATGGTCGATAAGGATTTAAAGGATTTGGACAAGTAA